A stretch of the uncultured Trichococcus sp. genome encodes the following:
- a CDS encoding sugar phosphate isomerase/epimerase translates to MKLGLVTSILDQSDFEEMIDIVAENGLDCVEVACWPAGKAERRYAGVSHIDTESLTQEKADELNAYASSKGVEISALAYYPNPLDENPEKRRLAIDHLYSVIDAAALLEVNMVTTFIGRMSSKTVSENLAEVAKVWTPIVKHAEQKNVKIAIENCPMLFTEDEWPGGQNLMTTPALFRKVFELLDSDHIGLNFDPSHFVWQQMDYIKPLYEFKDKLFHVHYKDIKVYPDKLADVGIMATPLQYMSPKLPGLGDVDWGKYVSALTDIGYAGYTCIEVEDKAFEKDYAAVKTSVRQSAHYLRNFVQ, encoded by the coding sequence ATGAAACTAGGACTGGTTACCTCGATCCTTGATCAAAGTGATTTCGAGGAAATGATCGATATTGTTGCTGAGAACGGGCTGGATTGCGTAGAAGTCGCTTGCTGGCCCGCAGGAAAAGCGGAGCGCCGCTATGCCGGTGTATCCCATATCGATACGGAAAGCCTCACCCAAGAAAAGGCCGATGAATTGAACGCGTATGCTTCCAGCAAAGGTGTGGAAATTTCTGCTTTGGCCTACTATCCGAACCCATTGGACGAAAACCCAGAAAAACGCCGACTGGCCATCGATCATCTCTATTCGGTCATCGATGCGGCTGCGTTGCTGGAAGTCAACATGGTCACGACCTTCATCGGGCGCATGTCTTCAAAGACCGTCAGTGAAAACTTGGCGGAAGTCGCGAAAGTCTGGACACCGATCGTGAAGCATGCGGAGCAAAAGAACGTCAAAATCGCAATCGAAAATTGCCCGATGCTGTTCACGGAAGACGAGTGGCCGGGCGGACAGAATCTCATGACGACTCCAGCCTTATTCCGGAAAGTATTCGAGCTACTGGACAGCGATCATATCGGCTTGAACTTCGATCCTTCCCACTTTGTCTGGCAGCAGATGGATTACATCAAACCGCTCTACGAATTCAAGGATAAATTATTCCATGTCCACTACAAAGACATCAAGGTTTATCCGGATAAATTGGCGGATGTCGGCATCATGGCGACACCTTTACAGTACATGAGCCCGAAACTGCCTGGCTTGGGCGACGTTGATTGGGGCAAGTATGTCTCTGCTCTGACGGACATCGGCTATGCCGGCTATACCTGCATCGAAGTCGAGGATAAGGCATTCGAGAAGGACTATGCCGCAGTGAAGACATCCGTCCGACAAAGCGCACACTATTTGAGGAATTTTGTTCAGTAA
- a CDS encoding ROK family protein: MAKKMIGIDIGGTEIKFALIDVYGNISKKWKIKTETADNGNHIPNAIIRAINEEILNGTDGTKDIIGIGIGVPGPISQNGELVVKAVNLGWSDMPLKLVIEKELQLPVILLNDANAAALGEMWKGAARGKANLVFVTLGTGVGGGIILNGEVLNGTHSSGGEIGHIPVQSQEQRVCGCGNINCLETYSSATGLLKTMSIIDEKKQLTKEGFTTIDIFDWLKEGNALAEQAIQKTVTHLGFALAGIMNTIDVEEIVVGGGLSEAGDLLLEPLKAVIDRHVFPEIRGNYAVKKAELGNDAGIYGAVYAYLTAQQHPNER, from the coding sequence ATGGCTAAAAAAATGATCGGGATCGACATCGGCGGAACGGAAATCAAGTTCGCCCTGATCGATGTGTACGGTAACATCTCAAAAAAATGGAAAATCAAAACGGAGACGGCTGACAACGGCAACCATATCCCGAATGCCATCATCCGCGCCATCAATGAAGAGATTTTGAACGGAACTGACGGCACGAAAGACATCATCGGTATCGGCATCGGCGTTCCGGGTCCGATTTCCCAGAACGGGGAATTGGTCGTAAAGGCCGTCAACTTGGGATGGTCGGACATGCCATTGAAATTGGTGATCGAGAAGGAATTGCAGCTGCCGGTCATCCTGCTCAACGATGCCAATGCGGCGGCTTTGGGTGAAATGTGGAAGGGAGCGGCCAGAGGAAAAGCGAATCTGGTGTTTGTGACTTTGGGAACCGGAGTCGGAGGCGGCATCATCTTGAACGGCGAGGTCCTGAACGGCACCCATTCATCCGGCGGGGAAATCGGGCATATCCCTGTCCAATCACAAGAGCAGCGGGTTTGCGGATGCGGCAACATCAACTGCCTGGAGACCTATTCATCCGCGACCGGTTTGCTGAAGACGATGAGCATCATCGATGAAAAGAAGCAGCTGACGAAGGAAGGATTCACAACCATCGATATTTTCGACTGGCTCAAAGAAGGCAATGCATTGGCTGAACAAGCCATCCAAAAAACAGTCACGCATTTAGGCTTTGCCTTGGCAGGAATCATGAACACCATCGATGTGGAAGAGATTGTTGTCGGCGGCGGGCTTTCCGAAGCGGGCGACTTATTGTTGGAACCATTGAAGGCGGTCATCGATCGGCATGTGTTTCCGGAAATCAGGGGCAATTACGCTGTGAAAAAGGCGGAACTCGGCAATGATGCCGGCATTTATGGCGCTGTGTACGCGTACTTGACGGCACAACAGCATCCAAACGAGCGTTAA